DNA from Meleagris gallopavo isolate NT-WF06-2002-E0010 breed Aviagen turkey brand Nicholas breeding stock chromosome 12, Turkey_5.1, whole genome shotgun sequence:
CGGTAAGATGAGAGGCACAGGTGGAGAAGGGTTTCCATCTACCTTCCTGGGACCTGACCTTCTGGAAGAGGAAGCTGATGATGTAGAGGTAGGAGAGGACGGTGAGAATGAATGGGCCTAGAGCAACTGATGTGGTGACAACATTGAGGAGAGTCATGTAGAGGCTGGTACTACTACAGGCCAAGTTCAATAATGGCTTGATGTCACAGAAAAAGTGATGAATGTGGTTGTGGCCACAGAAACTCAGTTGAGAGGTCATGATTGAATGCATCATGGCATGTGCAAAACCAAGGAACCAGCTGGCCATGGCCAGCAGCAGACAAGTCCTTGGGTTCATGACAAGGGTGTAGCACAGAGGGTTGCAAATGGCCACGTAGCGATCATAGGCCATGGTGGCCAGGAGCACAGCTTCAGTACTGCCCAGGAAGTGGAAGAAGTAGAGCTGGGCCAAGCACCCGtcaaaagaaatgggctgacgCCCAAAGAGAAAACCAGTCAGCATCTTGGGAACAGTAACTGTAGAGTAGAAAATGTCCAGGCAGGAAAGGTTCCCCAGGAAGAAGTACATCGGTGTGTGGAGCCGGGGCTGAGATATGACCATGGTCACAATGACACCATTTCCCAGAACGCTAGTCAGGTAGAGCAAcaggaagaagatgaagaaaaagtaCTGTAGCCCTTGGATGTCAGTGAGACCCAAAAGGATGAACTCGCTCACTTCTGTGTGATTCAGCATTGCTAAAACAAGAAAGATCAAAGGCAAAATGTCAAGGTTTTACACTGTGAGGAATACCGGTATTACAatactcctttttttctcttctattttaatacaaagaaatacagaaaagaggaaaacataaCACTTGTAATCCAATATAAAATCAAGTAGAAACATGAGAAATTAACAAGAACAAAAGTCACTATATTGTGTTCTTTCTGTCTAGAACAAGAACAAAGAACGAAAATGTTGCAGGAAGTAAATATTAAAACCTTCCATTTGTGCATAGCAGAAGAATATGTAAGACATAAaacgctgctgctgcttcattttCAGCCACACTTTTTCAGTTCTGCCTATCTGTAGCTCCCCGCAACAGGCTTTGATTTCATCAACAAACCTTCATTAACTCACAATTCATGAAGATTCATAAGGTGAATCATTCTTGATGCTTTCTTTCTACTACTGTGCCTACATTTCTTTCAGCCAATTTTAACTTTCATCTTTCTAATATTTACCATCGCTTCCAGATAGTTCTTTGCTCTTAAAAATTGCAgaattttcaagattttttcaaaagcaactaACAAAAGGTGCTACAAGGTTCCATACAAACATTATCATTTCTTTGGCACACTGCTGAGAGTATAAGATGATGCCTTAGTGTGTGATCACAAACTGTTTCTGTTACTGAACTATGTCCTTGAGCTAAACAATGTCTTTTTGTTGGGTGACAGCACATGAACGAGACAGGAATCAGCGTACAGTCCTTTACAACACCACGATGGTAAATCTAAGGCTGTAGGAAAAGTATCTCTGATCTTCTAAAATGCTCtcacttcttttctgtttggggTAAGTTTGCTTAGCACTATGCTTAGTTCCTGACCGtacataataaaacaagaaaaggataaaaaaaagcCCTGAGATTATTTTACTAGTGCACAGGTATCTGTGGCTTCCAGTACAGACTGCAAATTTTGCAAGAtgactgttttcctttgtgctttCAGGAAAGTGATGATTAATGCTGGTGAATAAAACTAGTGAAAAAAAGATTGCTTCCAAAATTTTTCAGAGAGGCTAAACCAAAGATAGACACATTTCTTGGTCATTCTTTCTTGCTCATTCCACCAAATACTTTTATTGAGAGTACGCGGTTTTAAAAGTCATTACGATATACGTCCATCCCACTCTCTTTCTCACACTTCTTTAGCTTATTCTTCtagcatgaaaataaacaaacaaaatgctcTTTAAAATGGTTTCATAAAGAATGCAAACATGTAGCATAAGGCAGTTTATATACAATAAATATCCACCCTAAAAAAACTCACTGTATATGGCTGAATATGCTTTTAGCATAACCTACTGAATAACAGGCATTTGAAACATTAGATCTAACAATATTCTTGACTCACCAAAATGTTAGTCAGCCACCTACACTGGAGGAGTCAGAGATGTTATCCTCTATCAAGAATCAATGCTTCCGTTTCTTAAATGTTACTACCTGCTTTTAAGCACTGAATTGTTCCTCTCTGAGATCCATCTGGGAAAAGGCATTATGACATCAAGGTGTGCCGCACAACGTCTGCTGTTCTGCCTAGTATTCTCAGTTGACCACAGCTGATCTAATCACTTATTTCTATTCCTCCTAAGCacattttttgtcttctgtatcTAACATTCTAACATCTATCTAACATACCCCATCTACTTCACAGATGCTGACTAATCTTTTATCTAGTTAACTGATTAACATATCCAATCAAAGAAAAAGACTTACACCTAACTTATTTCCTATTTgggggggagaagaggaagctttcttcataggagaggtgatccagctctctgagcatcttcatggtCTCCACTAGAGCCATTCTAAcacctccatgtctttcttgtgctgggatCCCCACACCTgggtgcagtactccagatgaggcctgaCAAGGGTAGAGTCTaagaggacaatcacctccctgccctgccATTCCCTAGTACTCAATCCAAATTTCCCATGCTTTGACTTGTACACATCACCTCTCATTGCATCACCATGCTCCCCAGAGAAGCATTTACCTCCACTCTGTCTACACCCACGCTGCACAAAGTAGTCTCAGTAAGCAACAGGATCTCCCGTAAAGTTTCCTTCCCAAAGGATAAGCAAATCCAGTCTCCCAGACTCTCTTTTTCCCTCATGTGTGTCAGATAGATCACTCTTCACCACGCTGTCACTGTGTTCTTCCACTGCATCCACTCCACTAAACAATGTCTTTCCAGTACTGGGTAGTCCAAACTTGGACAACTGTTCCAAGTGGGATCTCAGAAGCAGAATGATccctcctccaccacctgctGCCTGTGCTCTAGTCAATGCAGCCTCAGATGCACTCGGCATTTTTCCCATGACACACATCTGGCTTTTTTGATCACCTACCTCCTGATGGGAACAGCTACAGATATAACCTGACTATAATGAGAAGATACTGCCATAAAATGGCTGCTATCAACTGCCAGTTGAAAATGTGTTCAGACTGAGAATCTGCCTTGGAACCAGGCCTGGGAACTTTGTCTTTGTAGCTTGGAACTTGGCTTGGGAACCAGGGGCATCCTTGAGGGGTGCAGGTGGCACCTTTGAAGAGCAGCTGGACAACTGAAAACTGGAGAAATTCTAAAGATACCATCAGTAAggtcaaaacaagaaaaagaggaataaCTTCATATCTGAGAAGGTGAAGAACTCTGCAAGAgataaaattttgtttaaagaaaatgaaaaaaagtaagagaCATATACACATAGTGGATGTCTCAGGAGAAAGATGGAAAGTAACAGCATCTACTGCCTATTTGATATGGTGATGTCCTACAGCCTCTTACATCTcaatgatattaaaaaaaaataaaaattacacaaaACAGCCATACTGCATGCTACTACTTTTAAACAGGTTGAAGCTTCATTGGCACTCTTAACTTCATCAACTTGactcatggagcagatcctcctggaagctatgctaaggccCATGAAAGAGGGGAAGGTGATATGGCATAACCAGCAGGGCTTCAGCAAGGACAAGgaagacctcactgtggccttttGGCACTTAAAGAGAgtttacagaaaaaatggaCACTGACACGGACTTTTTACACAAGTCTCCTAGTGCTAGAATCAAAGAATCGctgaatggtttggattggaagggtctcttaagaccatctagttccaaacccttgctataggcagggacaccacccactagaccaagctgccccagccccatccagtctggccttgaatgcctccagggagggggcattcacaacctctctgggcaacctgttcctgtgtcCCAgaactctcacagtaaagaatttcttcctaagatctaatctaaatctactctgttctgctttccagccatttccccttgtcctgttgctacacgcccttataaaaagtccctccccagcttttctgttggCCCCCTTCAGGCCACTATATAGTGGAAGGACACTATAAGATCgccctggagccttctcttctctgggctgaagaaacacagctctctcagcctgtcctcgctggggaggtgctccagccctctgatcatctttgtggccctcctctggacctgctccaacagctcaacgtccttcttgtgttgtggGCCCCAGAACTCAATGCTGTACTCCACTCCATCtagggtctcacaagagcagagtaaaggggcagaatcacctccctcaacctgctggtcacgcttctcttgatgcagcccaggatacagttggtggagtccctggaggtgttcaaggaacattcagatgttgtactgagggacatggtttagtggagaaGGTGGTAGGTGGATCTTTGGACTGGATCattttggaggttttttccaacattggtaaatctatgattctatgatcagtgCCCTCTATTCTTTCATCTTATTCAACTCAATTTCCAAATAATTTCCACTTAAGGTACTCTCTATTCAGAATATGTGTGTTTGTGAGACCACTGATAAGCTTCAAGCTGTAATTGTAGGATCAGATACTGGAGAGACAGAGGATCGTCTCAAGTCAGCAGCTGACCTTTGCCCCAAAAGGAACATAGCTGAGCCTTGGTTTACTCGGGGTCTATCAGGACCACCAGGGCCTTTTCTGACAGGTTGTTTCCCATCAGAGCAGTCCCCAGCATGTCCTGTTGCTTGGGGTCGTTCTTCGCCTGCTGCTCTCCTTACTAAAGTTCAGTACTCTTGTAGGCTTTTCGTCCTTCATATATCTGGAAATGGGATTTCAAGTCTAGCTGCTTCATCACCTTCACAGAGATCGAGATCATGCTGACTGACCTGTACTTCAATGAGTCCTCTTTCATACCTTTTTTGAATCTAGGAGTTACATGATCCTCCTCCACAGTCTGAGCATTTCTTCCAACCACCACAACAGATCAGTGATTTTCCAGAGCAACTGGATTTCCAGAGCAAATGTCATCTACCTAaacttgtgcaaagcatttgatactgtcCCACATGACATCCTTGACTCTAAAAGAGACACATGGATGTGACAAATGGACTACTCACTGAGTGGACCAAGAGTTCATTGGATGGCTGCACTCAAAGTGTTGCGgtcaacagctcaatgtccaCGGGAGGACAGCTGATGACTGGTGCTCTTTAGGTGGTCAGTATTGAGACTGAAACTATTCAACATCCTTGTCAGCAACATGGACATTGGAATTGAGCACACCCCCAGCAAGTTGCCCATGCAACCTCATGAATTTCAACGAGGCCAAGTGGAAGGTTCTACACATGGCACAGGGCAATTCCAAACATGAATGTAACCTGGCAAAGACTGGattgagaacagccctgagGAGGGAAGCCAGTACTCCTGGAGGATGAAAAGCTTGACATGAACTGGCAACGTGCACTTGAAACCCAAAAGTCAACCATATCGTGGGCTGCATCGAAAGAAGTGTAGCTAGCAATCCAAGAAGATTCTCTCCCTCTACTCCGTTCTtatgagaccccacctggagtactgcatcctgGACAGGGAACTGTAGCATAGGAAATATCTATTGAAGTGGGTCCAgaagaggaccacaaagatcatcataggactggagcacttctcctatgaagaaacgCCAAGAAAGTTGGGGTAGTTTAGCATAGAGAAAAGAAGGCACCAGAAAGCCCTAAGAGTGACTTTGCGATACTTACAGGGGGTTTACAGAAACGATGGAGACAGACTCTCTATCAGggagtgtagtgataggacaaaggggaatggatttaaactaaaacagGATAGATTTGGAACAGACATAAGAAAGAAATACCATACTATGAAGggttgtgaggcactggaacaaactGTCCAGAGTAGCTGTGGATTCCACATCCCCAGAATCATTCAAGGCAATGTTGAATAGAGGCTCTGCGTAAGCTAGTCTCGTGGAAGGCATctctgcctatggcaggggacATAGAATTAGATCAtccttaaggtcttttccaatccaaTCCATTCTAGCAATCCAGGAAGAGTGGCCATATAAGTACATCTGCCAGCACCCTTAGCACTCATGGGCTCATTCTGGCAGGGTGGACTTATATACATCCAGTCAGTTTAAGTGCTCCCTAGCCTGATCCTCTTCAAACacctctcttctttcctccagtATCTACCCCTGCTCTTTGGAGCCTGGGATTCCCAGAGACTGTCTTGCTAGCAAAGATCAAGTCAAAGAATACTGGCTATCTCAACATTTTCCATGTCCTGTGTCACCCTGAACCATTCAGCAGTGGATCCACATTTTCCCAATTCTGGTTGGAttttggctttctggactgcatttctgcatgctCAGACAGAGCACAAGTATTTGAAAGATAATCATTTCTAATTATCCCACGCACCTTCATCGTGTAAACACTGTGCACTGATGCACAAACATGGAACTCATACccacacacatgcatgcacacatataCCACAAACTGGAGGAATGCTCTGAAGAGACAGGCAGAGACTAAGAACCCTTGGGGTTCAAGGGACAATGAAGGAGTGGTTCTTCACAACCTCtgcaaaagaagcagaattatctcaaaagcaaaagaaaccaGAGGGTTCATTTGCTTTAGACAAGCTACCTATCTCAGGTAACAGCTACAATCAGTTGCCTGTCTGTCTGTCACTGGCTTAAAGAATTGCAGACCTAGAGCAGGACAAAATTAACCTCAGGTATatcttactgagaaagaaaCTTAGCTTGTGTGTTTGTTAGGATGGAAGCTGGTCTCTCTAGCCTCAAAATTAGGTCAAGTATCTTAAGAGCTGGATGAACCGCATGAGCTATGTCTAGCCACACAGCTGCAATCTCTGGTACATCAGGAACACAAAGAACTTCTGCTGAGGGTCATTCTAGATAGATGCTGCTCTGACAGTATCAGTCACCTTCACAAAGCAGTTTACATCTGCTGTAAGCATATGAAAGGCCCAGTACTTCTCTTTTATGCCAACATCCTCAATGAGAGAGGGCTCAATCCCTGCTTCCCTGCACTCTCACGTATTTCTAGAGAAATAAACAACTTCTGCCTGACCTCAACCCCTTAAGCAGACTGCTCCTTCAAGGAAC
Protein-coding regions in this window:
- the LOC100550249 gene encoding olfactory receptor 12D2-like, coding for MLNHTEVSEFILLGLTDIQGLQYFFFIFFLLLYLTSVLGNGVIVTMVISQPRLHTPMYFFLGNLSCLDIFYSTVTVPKMLTGFLFGRQPISFDGCLAQLYFFHFLGSTEAVLLATMAYDRYVAICNPLCYTLVMNPRTCLLLAMASWFLGFAHAMMHSIMTSQLSFCGHNHIHHFFCDIKPLLNLACSSTSLYMTLLNVVTTSVALGPFILTVLSYLYIISFLFQKVRSQEGRWKPFSTCASHLTVVALLYIPLFFNYTPPSSSSSSRRDMQVSIMYCAITPALNPLIYTLRNQEVRSTLNKTLGRKLFPGGKWQGQDS